A window from Solanum stenotomum isolate F172 chromosome 5, ASM1918654v1, whole genome shotgun sequence encodes these proteins:
- the LOC125864011 gene encoding uncharacterized protein LOC125864011 codes for MNSHHFESFGVRFTEKNYSSWEFQFQLFVTGKELWGHIDGSNPAPTDETKLSEWKIKDARVMTWILGSIDPLVVLNLRSYKTTKAMWDYLQKVYNQDNSARRFQLEYEIANYSQGDIIYVKIPTESLSVIQAVHEQSSETIF; via the exons ATGAATTCACATCACTTTGAATCCTTCGGTGTTCGTTTCactgaaaaaaattattcttcttgGGAGTTTCAGTTTCAGTTATTTGTCACCGGCAAAGAACTATGGGGCCATATAGATGGAAGCAATCCTGCTCCTACTGATGAAACAAAGCTAAGTGAATGGAAGATTAAAGATGCTAGGGTGATGACATGGATTCTAGGTTCAATTGACCCTCTTGTTGTTCTTAATCTCAGGTCGTACAAGACAACTAAGGCCATGTGGGATTACTTACAAAAGGTTTACAACCAAGATAATAGCGCAAGACGCTTTCAGTTAGAGTATGAAATTGCTAATTACTCTCAAGGAG ATATTATCTATGTCAAAATACCTACTGAATCTCTATCAGTGATTCAGGCAGTTCATGAGCAAAGCAGTGAGAccattttttga